A genomic stretch from Canis lupus familiaris isolate Mischka breed German Shepherd chromosome 15, alternate assembly UU_Cfam_GSD_1.0, whole genome shotgun sequence includes:
- the CCDC24 gene encoding coiled-coil domain-containing protein 24 isoform X5 has protein sequence MLRDSPSLWELVEEHVPLPERPEVKRLLGETTVDLSLELRAEVVTLQALLREARASRASGSRPTSEPSSLLAPPPLLRDLVRQELRQLLLSLRQKAIREGRDQTQAWVQYSPRVLRFALEEPRCDLPEQKIQMRSEPSSGQRDLSIIKDQLNVSSIDQVAGHLRILLEEECHTLERMVPILQRCLEEYTGAPQPSEATLEPTLAELKEQKAAMQQELQAPLRPPCASSSRSSPWGPPAGVSGPCLASMGLQELGLGLSSAAGPLLLRGATPNPEAWPPPAAGDGSFSAARGQSHLLLQCPAQHHRPPPEGLVTRKASASAGPHASCRLSAAMAQPASDLVSDEPLPGHRHCPSVWALPPTPLVKSLVPGSDNQSLWPSFSWLSTKAWQAEVSSQPRLLSPWGTQTKHSSSSETGIEISLKSMDFKILVVHTDG, from the exons ATGCTCCGGGACTCCCCGTCGCTGTGGGAGCTGGTGGAGGAGCACGTTCCGCTCCCGGAGCGGCCCGAAGTGAAGAGGCTTCTGGGGGAGACGACGGTGGACCTGAGCCTGGAGCTGCGGGCAGAG GTGGTGACGCTACAGGCCCTGCTCCGGGAGGCTCGAGCCTCCCGAGCCTCGGGCTCCCGCCCCACCTCTGAGCCCTCCTCGCTTCTGGCACCGCCGCCCCTCCTAAGAGACCTCGTGCGCCAGGAGCTGAGGCAGCTGCTCCTGAGTCTCCGCCAGAAGGCCATCCGCGAGGGCAG GGACCAGACCCAGGCTTGGGTCCAGTACAGCCCCAGGGTCCTGCGCTTTGCCTTGGAGGAGCCTAGGTGTGATTTGccagaacagaaaatccagatgAGGAGTGAACCCAG CAGTGGTCAGAGGGACCTCAGCATCATCAAGGACCAGCTGAACGTGTCCAGCATCGACCAGGTTGCTGGACACCTGCG GATCCTCCTGGAGGAGGAGTGTCACACCTTGGAGAGGATGGTCCCCATCCTGCAG CGCTGCCTGGAAGAGTATACAGGGGCACCCCAGCCCTCTGAGGCAACCCTAGAGCCCACCCTGGCAG AGCTAAAGGAACAGAAGGCAGCCATGCAACAGGAGCTGCAGGCACCTCTGAGGCCCCCCTGCGCCTCCTCCAGCCGCAG CAGCCCGTGGGGTCCTCCAGCTGGGGTCTCGGGCCCGTGCCTCGCCTCCATGGGGCTTCAGGAGCTCGGGCTGGGCCTCTCCAGTGCTGCCGGCCCACTCCTCCTCCGGGGCGCCACCCCCAACCCCGAGGCCTGGCCACCGCCTGCCGCTGGGGACGGCAGCTTCAGTGCGGCCCGCGGACAAAGCCATCTTCTGCTCCAGTGTCCAGCGCAGCACCATAGGCCCCCACCTGAGGGGCTGGTCACGAGGAAGGCTTCGGCTTCTGCTGGACCTCACGCCAGCTGCCGCCTCTCCGCCGCTATGGCCCAGCCTGCTTCAGATCTGGTCTCAGATGAGCCCTTGCCAGGACACCGACACTGTCCGTCTGTCTGggccttgccccccacccccctcgtCAAGTCCCTAGTGCCCGGTTCTGACAATCAGAGCCTTTGGCCCTCCTTCTCCTGGCTCTCCACAAAGGCCTGGCAGGCAGAGGTCTCATCCCAGCCCCGACTCTTGTCCCCCTGGGGGACTCAGACAAAGCACAGCAGCAGCTCAGAGACAGGAATagaaatttcattaaaatctaTGGACTTTAAAATCCTAGTGGTGCACACGGATGGGTAG
- the CCDC24 gene encoding coiled-coil domain-containing protein 24 isoform X4: MRSPAPSTPVTALPRRKVCQLSLQVVTLQALLREARASRASGSRPTSEPSSLLAPPPLLRDLVRQELRQLLLSLRQKAIREGRDQTQAWVQYSPRVLRFALEEPRCDLPEQKIQMRSEPSGQRDLSIIKDQLNVSSIDQVAGHLRILLEEECHTLERMVPILQRCLEEYTGAPQPSEATLEPTLAELKEQKAAMQQELQAPLRPPCASSSRSSPWGPPAGVSGPCLASMGLQELGLGLSSAAGPLLLRGATPNPEAWPPPAAGDGSFSAARGQSHLLLQCPAQHHRPPPEGLVTRKASASAGPHASCRLSAAMAQPASDLVSDEPLPGHRHCPSVWALPPTPLVKSLVPGSDNQSLWPSFSWLSTKAWQAEVSSQPRLLSPWGTQTKHSSSSETGIEISLKSMDFKILVVHTDG; this comes from the exons ATGaggtccccagccccctccactcCCGTCACTGCTCTCCCTCGTCGCAAGGTGTGCCAGCTCTCCTTGCAGGTGGTGACGCTACAGGCCCTGCTCCGGGAGGCTCGAGCCTCCCGAGCCTCGGGCTCCCGCCCCACCTCTGAGCCCTCCTCGCTTCTGGCACCGCCGCCCCTCCTAAGAGACCTCGTGCGCCAGGAGCTGAGGCAGCTGCTCCTGAGTCTCCGCCAGAAGGCCATCCGCGAGGGCAG GGACCAGACCCAGGCTTGGGTCCAGTACAGCCCCAGGGTCCTGCGCTTTGCCTTGGAGGAGCCTAGGTGTGATTTGccagaacagaaaatccagatgAGGAGTGAACCCAG TGGTCAGAGGGACCTCAGCATCATCAAGGACCAGCTGAACGTGTCCAGCATCGACCAGGTTGCTGGACACCTGCG GATCCTCCTGGAGGAGGAGTGTCACACCTTGGAGAGGATGGTCCCCATCCTGCAG CGCTGCCTGGAAGAGTATACAGGGGCACCCCAGCCCTCTGAGGCAACCCTAGAGCCCACCCTGGCAG AGCTAAAGGAACAGAAGGCAGCCATGCAACAGGAGCTGCAGGCACCTCTGAGGCCCCCCTGCGCCTCCTCCAGCCGCAG CAGCCCGTGGGGTCCTCCAGCTGGGGTCTCGGGCCCGTGCCTCGCCTCCATGGGGCTTCAGGAGCTCGGGCTGGGCCTCTCCAGTGCTGCCGGCCCACTCCTCCTCCGGGGCGCCACCCCCAACCCCGAGGCCTGGCCACCGCCTGCCGCTGGGGACGGCAGCTTCAGTGCGGCCCGCGGACAAAGCCATCTTCTGCTCCAGTGTCCAGCGCAGCACCATAGGCCCCCACCTGAGGGGCTGGTCACGAGGAAGGCTTCGGCTTCTGCTGGACCTCACGCCAGCTGCCGCCTCTCCGCCGCTATGGCCCAGCCTGCTTCAGATCTGGTCTCAGATGAGCCCTTGCCAGGACACCGACACTGTCCGTCTGTCTGggccttgccccccacccccctcgtCAAGTCCCTAGTGCCCGGTTCTGACAATCAGAGCCTTTGGCCCTCCTTCTCCTGGCTCTCCACAAAGGCCTGGCAGGCAGAGGTCTCATCCCAGCCCCGACTCTTGTCCCCCTGGGGGACTCAGACAAAGCACAGCAGCAGCTCAGAGACAGGAATagaaatttcattaaaatctaTGGACTTTAAAATCCTAGTGGTGCACACGGATGGGTAG
- the B4GALT2 gene encoding beta-1,4-galactosyltransferase 2 isoform X1, giving the protein MAVHLEEPPLCLPAAGCPGPLGGPAAACGMSRLLGGTLERVCKAVLLLCLLHFLVAVILYFDVYAQHLAFFSRFSARGPARALHPAASSSTNFSRPNATAPSSGLPEAPSARPGPTAPVLPPCPDSPPGLVGRLLIEFTTPMPLERVQRENPGVLLGGRYAPPDCTPAQTVAVIIPFRHREHHLRYWLHYLHPILRRQRLRYGVYVINQHGEDTFNRAKLLNVGFLEALKEDATYDCFIFSDVDLVPMDDRNLYRCGDQPRHFAIAMDKFGFRLPYAGYFGGVSGLSKAQFLRINGFPNEYWGWGGEDDDIFNRISLTGMKISRPDIRIGRYRMIKHDRDKHNEPNPQRFTKIQNTKLTMKRDGIGSVRYQVLEVSRQPLFTNITVDIGRPPSWPPRG; this is encoded by the exons ATGGCTGTGCACCTCGAGGAGCCGCCGCTTTGTTT GCCGGCAGCCGGATGCCCGGGCCCGTTGGGCGGGCCAGCGGCCGCCTGCGGGATGAGCAGACTGCTGGGGGGGACGCTGGAGCGCGTGTGCAAGGCCGTGCTCCTTCTCTGCCTGCTGCACTTTCTCGTGGCCGTCATCCTCTACTTTGACGTCTACGCCCAGCACCTGGCCTTCTTCAGCCGCTTCAGCGCCCGTGGCCCTGCCCGCGCCCTCCACCCAGCTGCCAGCAGCAGCACCAACTTCTCCCGGCCCAACGCCACGGCCCCCAGCTCGGGGCTCCCCGAGGCTCCCAGCGCCCGTCCTGGCCCCACGGCTCCCGTCCTGCCTCCCTGTCCCGACTCGCCGCCTGGTCTTG TGGGCCGGCTGCTGATCGAGTTCACCACGCCCATGCCACTGGAGCGGGTGCAAAGGGAGAACCCGGGCGTGCTCCTGGGCGGCCGCTATGCACCCCCCGACTGCACGCCCGCCCAGACGGTGGCGGTCATCATCCCCTTTCGACACCGGGAGCACCACCTCCGCTATTGGCTCCACTATCTGCACCCCATTCTGCGGCGACAGAGGCTGCGCTACGGCGTCTACGTCATCAACCAG CACGGTGAGGACACCTTCAACCGGGCCAAGCTGCTCAACGTAGGCTTCCTAGAGGCGCTGAAGGAGGATGCCACCTACGACTGCTTCATCTTCAGTGACGTGGACCTGGTCCCCATGGATGACCGCAACCTGTACCGCTGTGGTGACCAGCCCCGCCACTTTGCCATTGCCATGGACAAGTTTGGTTTCCG GCTGCCCTATGCTGGCTACTTTGGAGGCGTGTCAGGCCTGAGTAAAGCCCAGTTTCTGAGAATCAACGGCTTCCCCAACGAGTACTGGGGCTGGGGTGGCGAGGATGACGACATCTTCAACCG GATCTCCCTGACTGGGATGAAGATCTCGCGCCCAGACATCCGCATAGGCCGCTACCGCATGATCAAGCACGACCGGGACAAGCATAACGAGCCCAACCCGCAGAG GTTTACCAAGATCCAAAACACGAAGCTGACCATGAAGCGGGATGGCATCGGGTCAGTGCGGTACCAGGTCTTGGAGGTGTCTCGGCAACCACTCTTCACCAATATCACAGTGGACATTGGGCGGCCCCCGTCATGGCCCCCTCGGGGCTGA
- the B4GALT2 gene encoding beta-1,4-galactosyltransferase 2 isoform X2 gives MSRLLGGTLERVCKAVLLLCLLHFLVAVILYFDVYAQHLAFFSRFSARGPARALHPAASSSTNFSRPNATAPSSGLPEAPSARPGPTAPVLPPCPDSPPGLVGRLLIEFTTPMPLERVQRENPGVLLGGRYAPPDCTPAQTVAVIIPFRHREHHLRYWLHYLHPILRRQRLRYGVYVINQHGEDTFNRAKLLNVGFLEALKEDATYDCFIFSDVDLVPMDDRNLYRCGDQPRHFAIAMDKFGFRLPYAGYFGGVSGLSKAQFLRINGFPNEYWGWGGEDDDIFNRISLTGMKISRPDIRIGRYRMIKHDRDKHNEPNPQRFTKIQNTKLTMKRDGIGSVRYQVLEVSRQPLFTNITVDIGRPPSWPPRG, from the exons ATGAGCAGACTGCTGGGGGGGACGCTGGAGCGCGTGTGCAAGGCCGTGCTCCTTCTCTGCCTGCTGCACTTTCTCGTGGCCGTCATCCTCTACTTTGACGTCTACGCCCAGCACCTGGCCTTCTTCAGCCGCTTCAGCGCCCGTGGCCCTGCCCGCGCCCTCCACCCAGCTGCCAGCAGCAGCACCAACTTCTCCCGGCCCAACGCCACGGCCCCCAGCTCGGGGCTCCCCGAGGCTCCCAGCGCCCGTCCTGGCCCCACGGCTCCCGTCCTGCCTCCCTGTCCCGACTCGCCGCCTGGTCTTG TGGGCCGGCTGCTGATCGAGTTCACCACGCCCATGCCACTGGAGCGGGTGCAAAGGGAGAACCCGGGCGTGCTCCTGGGCGGCCGCTATGCACCCCCCGACTGCACGCCCGCCCAGACGGTGGCGGTCATCATCCCCTTTCGACACCGGGAGCACCACCTCCGCTATTGGCTCCACTATCTGCACCCCATTCTGCGGCGACAGAGGCTGCGCTACGGCGTCTACGTCATCAACCAG CACGGTGAGGACACCTTCAACCGGGCCAAGCTGCTCAACGTAGGCTTCCTAGAGGCGCTGAAGGAGGATGCCACCTACGACTGCTTCATCTTCAGTGACGTGGACCTGGTCCCCATGGATGACCGCAACCTGTACCGCTGTGGTGACCAGCCCCGCCACTTTGCCATTGCCATGGACAAGTTTGGTTTCCG GCTGCCCTATGCTGGCTACTTTGGAGGCGTGTCAGGCCTGAGTAAAGCCCAGTTTCTGAGAATCAACGGCTTCCCCAACGAGTACTGGGGCTGGGGTGGCGAGGATGACGACATCTTCAACCG GATCTCCCTGACTGGGATGAAGATCTCGCGCCCAGACATCCGCATAGGCCGCTACCGCATGATCAAGCACGACCGGGACAAGCATAACGAGCCCAACCCGCAGAG GTTTACCAAGATCCAAAACACGAAGCTGACCATGAAGCGGGATGGCATCGGGTCAGTGCGGTACCAGGTCTTGGAGGTGTCTCGGCAACCACTCTTCACCAATATCACAGTGGACATTGGGCGGCCCCCGTCATGGCCCCCTCGGGGCTGA